A DNA window from Iodobacter ciconiae contains the following coding sequences:
- a CDS encoding ABC transporter ATP-binding protein, which translates to MSERKQAISLLNHAALPERRHLWLGLFWLICAALLEAAGPLLGKMFIDQHLLPHILNWPEIFMLLGGGLACGWAASLIRYFQLLRLAGVAMRSVKRLRERVYSHVLALPMAFFDKAITGQLVSRVTNDTESVKALYVQVLFVMLDSLIVVLGTLTAMAWLNWRLMLIVLILIPAVVLIVWLYQRWSAPSVTQARQLRSDINAQMAESIAGMSVLQATNSEQRFTARFQNTNNSLYAARMAELRANAWLLRPALDFLNVALLATVIWIFGKQSFSGLEIGVLYAFVSYIARVVEPLIQITMQFSQIQQAVVSAARVNVLLGEKQAINGNGLGQISQGAVHFKDVAFGYDARHPVLHDLSLAISAGSFYGIVGHTGSGKSTLLSLLLRFYTPQAGEIEIDGYPLLEIGDAAFRSGVGLVPQDPFLLASSARDNIDMGRKLSQEEIETAAKAANVHQLILSLENGYDTDMGESGTRLSTGQKQLIAIARALAGKPRILLLDEATSHIDSETEQIVQQALSRLHGKVTMISIAHRLSTIRDADQIIVLNHGRIAEKGKHEELMQIERGIYQRLYLLQQLDAGT; encoded by the coding sequence ATGAGCGAACGTAAGCAAGCTATTTCGCTGCTTAATCATGCTGCGCTGCCAGAGCGCCGTCATTTGTGGCTGGGTTTATTCTGGCTGATCTGCGCTGCGCTGCTGGAGGCCGCAGGGCCACTGCTGGGCAAGATGTTTATTGATCAGCATCTCTTGCCGCACATTTTAAACTGGCCCGAGATTTTTATGCTGCTAGGTGGCGGGCTGGCTTGTGGCTGGGCAGCGTCTTTGATTCGCTATTTTCAGCTACTGCGCCTTGCCGGTGTTGCGATGCGCTCGGTCAAACGCTTACGCGAGCGGGTTTACAGCCACGTGTTAGCACTACCGATGGCGTTTTTTGATAAGGCCATCACTGGCCAGCTGGTCAGCCGCGTTACTAACGATACCGAATCGGTCAAAGCACTGTATGTGCAAGTGCTATTTGTGATGCTCGATAGCCTGATTGTGGTGCTCGGTACGCTAACAGCCATGGCCTGGCTCAACTGGCGCCTGATGCTGATTGTGCTGATCCTGATTCCGGCGGTGGTTTTGATTGTGTGGCTGTATCAGCGCTGGAGCGCGCCGTCGGTAACCCAGGCGCGCCAGTTGCGCAGCGATATCAATGCCCAGATGGCCGAATCCATTGCCGGGATGAGCGTATTACAGGCAACGAACTCCGAGCAACGCTTTACCGCCCGTTTTCAAAATACCAACAACAGCCTTTACGCCGCGCGCATGGCCGAACTGCGCGCCAATGCCTGGCTGCTGCGCCCTGCGCTGGATTTTTTAAATGTGGCACTGCTCGCCACCGTCATCTGGATATTTGGTAAGCAAAGCTTTAGCGGCCTGGAGATTGGCGTGCTGTACGCCTTTGTCAGCTATATCGCCCGCGTAGTGGAGCCACTGATTCAAATCACCATGCAATTTAGCCAGATCCAGCAGGCAGTGGTGTCCGCAGCGCGGGTCAATGTATTGCTGGGTGAAAAACAGGCCATCAATGGTAATGGGCTGGGCCAGATCAGCCAGGGCGCAGTGCACTTTAAAGATGTGGCCTTTGGTTATGATGCCAGGCACCCCGTGCTGCACGATCTATCGCTCGCTATTTCGGCCGGCTCTTTCTACGGCATTGTAGGGCACACCGGCAGCGGTAAATCAACGCTGCTCTCCTTACTGCTGCGCTTTTACACACCACAAGCCGGGGAAATCGAAATTGATGGTTATCCGCTACTGGAAATTGGCGATGCCGCGTTCAGAAGCGGTGTGGGCCTCGTGCCGCAAGACCCGTTTTTGCTGGCGTCCAGCGCGCGCGACAATATTGATATGGGCCGCAAACTTAGCCAGGAAGAAATCGAAACCGCCGCTAAAGCAGCCAATGTGCACCAACTGATTTTAAGCTTAGAAAACGGCTATGACACCGATATGGGCGAAAGCGGCACGCGGCTCTCTACCGGCCAAAAACAGCTAATCGCCATCGCCCGAGCACTGGCTGGCAAACCGCGCATCCTGCTGCTGGACGAAGCCACCTCGCATATCGACAGTGAAACCGAGCAAATTGTCCAGCAAGCTTTATCCCGCCTGCACGGCAAGGTCACCATGATCTCGATCGCCCATCGCCTTTCCACCATCCGCGACGCCGATCAAATCATCGTACTCAACCACGGCCGCATCGCAGAAAAAGGCAAGCACGAAGAGCTGATGCAAATCGAGCGCGGCATTTATCAGCGGCTTTATCTGTTGCAGCAGCTGGATGCGGGCACTTAA
- a CDS encoding FMN-binding negative transcriptional regulator, whose amino-acid sequence MYTPASFAVKDTEILHDFIRDYGFATLISQVDGKAFASHLPLTLICDEQKLVGHIARANPHWQAWQNNAEVLVIFQGPHSYVSHRYYPNGPQVPTWNYSAVHVTGCIELQENPAPALATLLAQYEGEPYKRPDIMPAEFIQRLQAAIVGFEISITSLSGKFKLSQNKPQAAQEHIIQALAKGSPADQELAAFMQKHQTKPKS is encoded by the coding sequence ATGTACACCCCTGCCTCCTTTGCCGTCAAAGATACAGAAATACTGCATGACTTTATTCGGGATTACGGCTTTGCCACGCTGATCAGCCAGGTGGATGGCAAGGCGTTTGCCAGCCATTTACCGCTCACTTTAATATGCGACGAGCAAAAACTGGTCGGCCATATCGCGCGGGCTAATCCGCATTGGCAGGCATGGCAAAATAATGCCGAGGTGCTGGTGATTTTCCAGGGGCCGCACAGCTATGTCTCGCACCGCTACTACCCCAATGGTCCGCAGGTACCCACCTGGAACTACAGCGCAGTGCACGTGACTGGCTGTATTGAATTGCAGGAGAACCCCGCCCCGGCCTTAGCCACCCTGCTCGCTCAATACGAAGGCGAGCCTTATAAGCGGCCAGACATCATGCCTGCCGAATTTATCCAACGCTTACAAGCGGCAATTGTGGGCTTTGAAATCAGCATCACCTCGCTCAGTGGCAAATTCAAGCTTTCCCAAAATAAACCGCAGGCAGCCCAAGAACACATTATTCAAGCCTTAGCCAAAGGCTCGCCAGCCGATCAGGAACTGGCAGCCTTTATGCAAAAACACCAGACCAAACCCAAGTCTTGA
- a CDS encoding phosphoribosylaminoimidazolesuccinocarboxamide synthase, whose translation MTGLTTTNLTSLTKIYSGKVRDLYAIDDARMLMIATDRLSAFDVILAEPIPEKGKILTAISNFWFDKLKDVVPSHFTGERAEDVVSAADLPQVEGRAVVVKRLKPVAVEAIVRGYIAGSGWKEYQQNGSICGMALPAGLREADQLPEPVFTPSTKAELGDHDENISYARCEEVIGVELAARVRDTAIALYKAASIYAATCGIIIADTKFEFGLDTDGTLCLMDEALTPDSSRFWPADQYVPGSNPPSYDKQFVRDWLETTGWDKTPPAPALPLEVAEKTAAKYREALDKLTK comes from the coding sequence ATGACCGGCCTTACCACGACCAATTTGACCAGCCTGACTAAAATTTATTCGGGCAAAGTACGCGATCTTTACGCGATTGATGATGCGCGCATGCTGATGATCGCAACCGACCGCCTTTCTGCATTTGATGTGATTCTGGCCGAGCCGATTCCTGAAAAAGGCAAAATCCTGACCGCTATTTCCAACTTCTGGTTTGATAAGCTCAAAGACGTGGTGCCCAGCCACTTCACCGGCGAGCGTGCAGAAGACGTGGTCAGTGCAGCTGACCTGCCTCAGGTTGAAGGCCGCGCCGTGGTAGTAAAGCGCCTGAAACCAGTGGCTGTAGAAGCGATTGTTCGCGGCTATATCGCAGGCTCTGGCTGGAAAGAGTATCAACAAAACGGCAGCATCTGCGGCATGGCTTTGCCTGCTGGTTTACGCGAAGCAGATCAGTTACCTGAGCCTGTTTTCACCCCGTCCACCAAAGCAGAATTGGGCGACCATGATGAAAATATCAGCTATGCGCGCTGTGAAGAAGTAATTGGCGTGGAGCTTGCCGCCAGGGTGCGCGATACCGCCATTGCACTCTATAAAGCCGCCAGCATTTACGCGGCAACCTGCGGCATTATCATTGCCGACACCAAGTTTGAATTTGGCCTGGATACCGATGGCACGCTGTGCCTGATGGATGAAGCGCTGACACCAGATTCAAGCCGCTTCTGGCCTGCCGATCAATACGTACCAGGCAGTAATCCTCCCAGCTACGACAAGCAGTTTGTGCGTGACTGGCTGGAAACCACCGGCTGGGACAAAACCCCGCCAGCCCCTGCCCTGCCTTTGGAAGTTGCTGAAAAAACCGCCGCTAAATACCGCGAAGCACTGGATAAGCTGACTAAGTAA
- a CDS encoding EAL and HDOD domain-containing protein has protein sequence MFNFLQQLFVKPPPPPARPVYQGPAIALQLQLINIIDNDGKIIGSLLRRRANNKESLTQTLLEERELICHAVRLGTTAGKKRLRLLEISAGSLLQPELAQFAEQGGMLLLNTNTALPEHGLTALQKLQKAGLGLVLQLPATWSSEIVTQAQWLSFSVNGKLATDIEKLVQRIKVQAPNKPMLMLDLAWHDEFQLCQQLGITYAAGRLFHQNTWREGPIEAGFLRIIDLLNLLQQDASNNEIALSLKTDPLLSFRVLAQANSAAEARNKKIDTLDQALVALGRERLYRWLSLLLFSLPGQERPNPALLEYALLRAELTERLGSQRWPQEKDHLYLLGLFSVLEQLIHRPLTQIVGLLKLPEAVCSALLNSTGPYAPFLSLAIASESAQCPDARLLVECGINANHFFKMYYEALLSVEAASEGA, from the coding sequence ATGTTTAATTTCTTACAACAGCTTTTTGTGAAGCCGCCACCACCACCTGCACGCCCTGTTTATCAAGGCCCTGCAATTGCATTACAGCTGCAACTCATAAATATTATCGATAATGATGGCAAAATCATTGGCAGCCTGCTTCGCAGGAGGGCAAATAACAAAGAAAGCCTTACACAGACTTTACTGGAAGAAAGAGAGTTAATCTGTCACGCCGTACGCCTGGGTACAACGGCGGGTAAAAAACGCCTGCGCCTGCTGGAAATATCTGCTGGCAGCTTGCTACAGCCAGAGCTGGCACAATTTGCTGAACAGGGAGGAATGCTGCTGCTCAATACCAACACCGCCTTGCCCGAGCATGGCCTGACCGCATTACAGAAGCTTCAAAAAGCGGGGTTAGGATTGGTGCTCCAGCTACCTGCCACATGGTCATCCGAGATTGTTACCCAGGCTCAGTGGCTAAGCTTCTCAGTTAATGGCAAGCTGGCCACCGATATAGAAAAACTGGTACAGCGCATTAAAGTGCAGGCCCCAAACAAACCCATGCTGATGCTGGATTTAGCCTGGCATGATGAGTTCCAGCTTTGCCAGCAGCTGGGTATTACCTATGCCGCAGGCAGGTTGTTTCACCAGAACACCTGGCGGGAAGGCCCTATCGAAGCTGGATTTTTAAGAATTATCGATTTACTGAATTTGCTGCAGCAAGACGCCAGCAATAATGAAATTGCGCTGTCACTAAAAACCGATCCGCTGCTCTCTTTCAGGGTACTGGCACAAGCCAACTCGGCCGCCGAAGCACGCAATAAAAAAATAGACACGCTAGATCAGGCCCTGGTGGCATTGGGCCGGGAACGTTTATACCGCTGGCTTTCCTTACTACTGTTTTCCTTACCCGGCCAGGAAAGGCCTAACCCTGCCCTGCTGGAATATGCCTTATTACGCGCCGAGCTCACCGAGCGTCTGGGAAGCCAGCGCTGGCCTCAGGAAAAAGATCATCTGTATTTACTGGGTCTATTTTCCGTACTAGAGCAGCTAATCCACCGCCCCCTGACACAAATTGTCGGGCTGCTTAAGCTGCCGGAAGCCGTCTGCTCCGCGCTGCTGAACAGCACAGGCCCCTATGCCCCATTTCTAAGCCTCGCCATTGCCAGCGAATCTGCACAGTGCCCGGATGCCAGGCTGCTGGTTGAATGCGGGATCAATGCAAATCATTTTTTCAAAATGTATTACGAAGCACTGCTTAGCGTTGAGGCCGCCAGCGAAGGAGCGTAG
- a CDS encoding LTA synthase family protein, with protein MSYFEKAVFFRKIVKQLAFILGPVLLLLLGRYFVDQNWSVQRLLFSGLLFAFLALVLNRWAATVVAIGLEGLLCQASWLKEGQTGEPLLARDLFEVSQGVSLASYLNWEMIAFSLLVACAVGVGVWKRPRFAWWRLALALLLPALLLIRIFDHGVLNKTSSSILAEHFKASYLSYNFIQNTRQNGLLVHLYQTAESVKLPSAGAHSFYTLGTLKTQQAIEPDVVLILCEACFTSLDDDHFITPIARLKQKGFSASMMLSPVYGGGTAEAEFEMLTGLSSAVLPGIDYQNYASSYRKDAATLVSRYKDAGYRTIGMHNFYGNFWKRSNIYPSFGFSSTRFVEEMSWKTRTWPDDGLLYDAALKAYAQGPAKGKTMLSLVTVMTHGNYTDRDYDGGMGDYNQRLNAAVKHLEKFVKQLEAQAKKRKRPLVIALIGDHKPSLTAAFYRKGVFDDHFFRSKGDRNDKFRFAYKLTPQQWRKRAEVPLFIKASRPDLAAGMIGNLAGKPMFCLPGELAQLLPKEDPFWGALSSLCARESDQLVPTQQVEWRKVFEPALFAERLF; from the coding sequence ATGTCGTATTTCGAGAAGGCTGTTTTTTTTAGAAAAATAGTTAAGCAACTGGCCTTTATTCTTGGCCCGGTGCTTTTGCTGCTGCTTGGGCGTTATTTTGTAGATCAGAACTGGAGCGTGCAGCGCCTCCTGTTTTCTGGCTTGCTGTTTGCATTTTTGGCCCTGGTCCTGAATCGTTGGGCTGCAACGGTTGTGGCAATTGGGCTGGAAGGTTTGCTCTGCCAGGCGAGCTGGTTAAAAGAAGGGCAGACGGGTGAGCCGCTGCTGGCCCGTGATCTGTTTGAGGTTTCTCAGGGTGTATCTTTAGCCAGCTATCTGAACTGGGAAATGATTGCGTTTTCATTGTTAGTGGCGTGTGCCGTGGGTGTGGGAGTCTGGAAAAGGCCGCGCTTTGCATGGTGGCGGTTAGCCCTGGCTCTGCTCTTACCTGCTCTTTTACTGATACGTATTTTTGATCATGGGGTGCTTAACAAAACCAGCAGCAGCATCCTGGCCGAGCATTTTAAGGCAAGTTATCTGTCATATAACTTTATTCAGAACACTCGGCAAAATGGCTTACTGGTCCATCTTTATCAAACGGCTGAAAGTGTGAAACTGCCGTCTGCCGGGGCTCATTCCTTTTACACGCTGGGCACACTTAAAACACAGCAGGCCATTGAGCCGGATGTGGTGCTGATTTTATGTGAAGCCTGTTTTACCAGCCTGGATGATGATCACTTTATAACGCCGATTGCGCGTTTGAAGCAAAAGGGCTTTAGTGCCAGCATGATGCTCAGCCCTGTGTATGGGGGAGGCACGGCAGAGGCCGAGTTTGAAATGTTAACGGGCTTGTCGTCTGCTGTTTTACCGGGTATTGATTATCAGAATTATGCCAGCAGCTACCGCAAGGATGCGGCAACACTGGTTTCCCGCTACAAAGATGCGGGTTACCGAACAATTGGCATGCATAATTTTTATGGCAATTTCTGGAAGCGGAGCAATATCTACCCTAGTTTTGGCTTTAGTTCGACACGTTTTGTAGAAGAGATGTCATGGAAAACCAGAACCTGGCCGGACGATGGTCTTTTATATGATGCTGCGCTTAAAGCTTATGCGCAAGGCCCGGCTAAAGGCAAAACCATGCTGTCCTTGGTAACCGTAATGACACACGGTAATTACACAGACAGAGATTATGACGGCGGAATGGGCGATTACAATCAGCGTCTGAATGCTGCAGTAAAACATCTGGAAAAATTTGTGAAGCAGCTTGAGGCTCAGGCAAAAAAGCGTAAACGCCCGCTGGTGATTGCTTTGATTGGTGATCATAAGCCTTCTTTGACAGCCGCTTTTTATCGTAAAGGCGTCTTTGATGATCATTTTTTTCGCAGTAAAGGCGATCGCAACGATAAATTTCGCTTTGCTTATAAACTAACGCCTCAGCAATGGCGAAAGCGCGCTGAAGTTCCTTTATTTATCAAGGCCAGCAGGCCAGATCTTGCGGCCGGTATGATTGGCAATCTGGCCGGAAAACCGATGTTCTGCTTGCCTGGGGAATTAGCTCAGCTATTGCCTAAGGAGGATCCTTTCTGGGGGGCGTTATCCAGTCTCTGTGCCAGAGAGTCTGATCAGCTTGTGCCTACCCAGCAGGTAGAGTGGCGCAAGGTGTTCGAACCCGCATTATTTGCCGAGCGTTTGTTTTAG
- the trhA gene encoding PAQR family membrane homeostasis protein TrhA, producing the protein MYHGERFNSWSHLIGAALAVSGLIVLVTFAAMTGDPWKIVSVAVYGSTLVLLYVVSTLYHSLKGKAKAVFQRLDHCAIYLLIAGSYTPFALVTLRGPLGWTIFGVNWALAIFGIVQENILGKRTRILSLGIYVVMGWLIIFAIKPLMAALPPAGMSWLAAGGVVYTLGIVFYVLDTRIPHGHGIWHLFVLGGSLCQFISILFYVI; encoded by the coding sequence ATGTACCATGGAGAGCGCTTCAATAGCTGGAGCCACTTAATCGGGGCGGCACTCGCGGTCAGCGGGCTGATCGTGCTCGTCACGTTTGCAGCAATGACAGGCGATCCGTGGAAAATCGTCAGTGTAGCGGTTTATGGCAGCACACTGGTGCTACTCTATGTTGTTTCTACCCTTTATCATTCACTCAAGGGCAAAGCCAAAGCTGTTTTCCAGCGGCTGGATCACTGTGCCATTTACCTATTAATTGCAGGCAGCTATACGCCTTTTGCCCTCGTCACCCTAAGAGGCCCCCTGGGCTGGACCATTTTTGGCGTGAACTGGGCACTGGCGATCTTCGGCATCGTGCAGGAAAATATTCTGGGAAAACGCACCCGTATCTTGTCCTTAGGCATTTACGTGGTGATGGGCTGGTTAATTATCTTTGCCATCAAGCCCTTAATGGCAGCACTCCCCCCCGCAGGTATGAGCTGGCTGGCTGCAGGCGGCGTAGTCTATACCCTGGGAATTGTATTTTACGTACTCGACACCCGCATCCCCCACGGTCATGGCATCTGGCATCTGTTCGTGCTCGGCGGCAGCCTCTGCCAATTTATCAGCATTTTGTTTTATGTGATTTAG
- a CDS encoding sulfite exporter TauE/SafE family protein produces the protein MLTAILAYLSVGLIAGFLAGLLGVGGGLVIVPALLYVFALLGLPPEHHQHLALGTSMATIVFTGIASLKAHHARGAVRWPVVKSITPGILLGTFAGAQLAAFIPGLGLQWFFVVFAYLVAAQMLLDIKPKPSRALPGKGGMTAVGTSIGLVSSWVGIGGGSLSVPFMTLCNVPVKEAIGTSAAIGFPIALAGALGYVVSGWAANALPQGALGFVYLPALAGIVLASFPMAKVGAAAAHRLPVPVLKKCFAALLIVLASKMLWSLL, from the coding sequence ATGCTGACCGCGATTCTGGCCTATTTAAGCGTCGGGCTGATTGCCGGGTTTTTAGCGGGTTTGCTGGGCGTGGGCGGTGGACTCGTGATTGTGCCTGCGCTCTTGTATGTGTTTGCTCTGCTTGGTCTGCCGCCAGAGCATCATCAGCACCTGGCTTTGGGTACATCAATGGCGACGATTGTGTTTACCGGTATTGCCAGCCTGAAGGCCCACCATGCCCGTGGTGCTGTGCGCTGGCCGGTGGTAAAAAGCATCACGCCGGGCATTTTACTGGGCACTTTTGCTGGCGCACAGTTGGCGGCTTTTATCCCCGGTTTAGGCTTGCAGTGGTTTTTTGTGGTGTTTGCTTATTTGGTGGCGGCCCAAATGCTGCTGGATATTAAACCTAAGCCATCCAGAGCCTTGCCCGGCAAAGGCGGCATGACGGCGGTGGGGACTTCTATCGGCCTGGTTTCCAGCTGGGTAGGTATAGGTGGCGGATCTTTATCCGTACCATTTATGACGCTGTGCAATGTGCCGGTAAAAGAGGCGATAGGCACTTCGGCCGCGATTGGTTTTCCGATTGCTCTGGCCGGGGCATTGGGTTATGTGGTGAGTGGCTGGGCGGCAAATGCGCTGCCACAAGGTGCTTTAGGCTTTGTATACCTGCCTGCGCTGGCGGGTATTGTGCTGGCCAGTTTCCCCATGGCCAAAGTAGGTGCTGCCGCGGCACACCGCCTGCCTGTGCCGGTACTAAAAAAATGTTTCGCAGCTCTGTTGATTGTGCTGGCAAGCAAGATGCTGTGGAGTTTGTTGTAA
- a CDS encoding EVE domain-containing protein: MNYWLMKSEPDDVSIDDLAARSDQTVGWYGVRNYQARNFMRDQMQLGDVVFFYHSSCKEPGIAGLATVCRPAYPDPTQFDTASEYFDAKSTLDKPRWLQVDVCFVQKTRLLSLSELRSHPELAQMMLLQKGSRLSITPVSAADAAFILAKLC, from the coding sequence ATGAATTATTGGTTGATGAAATCAGAGCCGGATGATGTGTCGATTGATGATCTGGCGGCGCGTTCCGATCAGACAGTGGGCTGGTATGGCGTGCGTAATTATCAGGCCCGTAATTTTATGCGCGATCAGATGCAGCTTGGTGACGTGGTGTTTTTTTATCATTCCAGCTGTAAAGAGCCCGGTATTGCCGGCCTTGCCACAGTCTGCCGCCCGGCCTACCCGGACCCTACCCAGTTTGATACTGCCTCTGAGTATTTTGACGCAAAATCAACGCTTGATAAGCCACGCTGGCTGCAAGTTGATGTGTGTTTCGTACAAAAAACACGCTTATTAAGCTTGAGCGAGTTGCGTAGCCATCCAGAGCTGGCGCAGATGATGTTATTGCAAAAAGGCTCGCGGCTGTCCATTACCCCTGTGTCTGCCGCAGATGCCGCCTTTATTCTGGCAAAACTATGCTGA
- a CDS encoding sulfite exporter TauE/SafE family protein: MLTDLILLLPLAFTAGLIDAAVGGGGLVMIPGLFAVLPREIPAALFGSNKLSSMMGTASAAVRYARRVKLPWNVLLPMAAAAFVGSYLGARSLHLLPLEWVRPLVIGLLAIMLAYTWLKPSFGHEDAERALTRRDLYIGLLIGLVIGFYDGFFGPGTGSFLIFLFVRLFHFDFLRASASAKVVNLATNLAALAFFIPAKMLIWGYAIPMGMANIAGAQVGSKMALKGGNVWVRRLFLILSVTLISKLVWDTFRH; the protein is encoded by the coding sequence ATGCTTACTGATTTAATTCTTCTGCTCCCACTCGCTTTTACTGCCGGTTTAATCGACGCTGCCGTAGGCGGTGGTGGGCTGGTGATGATTCCGGGCCTCTTTGCGGTCTTGCCGCGCGAAATTCCAGCAGCTCTTTTTGGTAGCAATAAATTATCTTCGATGATGGGTACGGCATCTGCCGCTGTGCGCTATGCACGGCGGGTTAAATTGCCGTGGAATGTTTTATTACCGATGGCCGCTGCTGCCTTTGTTGGCTCCTATCTGGGTGCGCGCTCTTTGCATTTGCTGCCATTGGAATGGGTGCGCCCGCTGGTGATTGGTCTGCTTGCCATTATGCTGGCTTACACCTGGCTAAAACCGTCATTCGGGCATGAAGACGCAGAGCGGGCGCTGACCCGCCGTGATCTCTATATTGGCTTATTGATTGGGCTGGTGATCGGGTTTTATGATGGATTCTTTGGTCCCGGCACCGGTTCATTTTTGATTTTTCTGTTTGTACGCTTATTTCATTTTGATTTTTTACGCGCTTCGGCATCGGCCAAAGTGGTGAATTTAGCCACCAATCTGGCTGCGCTGGCGTTCTTTATTCCCGCCAAAATGCTGATCTGGGGTTACGCCATCCCAATGGGGATGGCCAATATCGCCGGGGCGCAAGTGGGCAGCAAAATGGCCTTAAAAGGCGGAAACGTCTGGGTACGCCGCTTATTTTTGATTTTATCGGTCACACTAATTTCTAAGCTGGTATGGGATACTTTCCGGCACTAA
- the asd gene encoding aspartate-semialdehyde dehydrogenase, with translation MKKVGLVGWRGMVGSVLMQRMQEEKDFDVIDPVFFTTSQAGQAAPNFGKDAGTLKNANDIAELAAMDVIISCQGGDYTSDIFPKLRAAGWDGYWIDAASTLRMEENAVIVLDPVNDDLIRASLAKGVKNYIGGNCTNSIMLMGMGGLFKAGLVDWVSSMTYQAASGGGANHMRELIKGMGVVYGSVADELATPASAILEIDRKVAETIRSDVPTEFFGAPLAGGLIPWIDAQLDNGQTKEEWKGQAEVNKILGNEAAIPVDGLCVRIGAMRCHSLALTIKLNKDLPLAEIEALIQSGNQWVKWVPNDRSVTVKELTPASITGKMDIGVGRVRKLNMGPEYISAFVIGDQLLWGAAEPLRRMLRILLG, from the coding sequence ATGAAAAAAGTAGGTCTGGTTGGCTGGCGCGGCATGGTGGGTTCTGTCCTCATGCAACGTATGCAGGAAGAAAAAGATTTTGATGTGATTGATCCGGTATTCTTTACGACTTCGCAAGCTGGCCAGGCCGCTCCGAATTTTGGCAAAGACGCAGGCACACTGAAAAACGCTAACGACATCGCTGAGCTGGCTGCGATGGATGTGATTATTTCCTGTCAGGGCGGTGATTACACCTCAGATATTTTTCCGAAACTGCGCGCTGCAGGTTGGGATGGTTACTGGATTGATGCGGCTTCTACCCTGCGTATGGAAGAAAACGCAGTAATCGTACTTGATCCGGTCAATGACGATTTGATCCGAGCCTCTTTGGCTAAAGGCGTTAAAAACTATATTGGCGGCAATTGTACTAATTCCATCATGCTGATGGGTATGGGTGGTTTGTTTAAAGCAGGCTTGGTCGATTGGGTGAGCTCAATGACTTACCAAGCGGCATCCGGCGGCGGCGCAAATCATATGCGCGAGCTGATTAAGGGTATGGGCGTGGTGTATGGTTCGGTAGCCGATGAATTAGCAACGCCTGCTTCGGCGATTTTAGAAATCGATCGTAAGGTTGCCGAAACAATCCGCAGCGATGTACCTACAGAATTCTTTGGCGCTCCCTTGGCCGGCGGCCTGATTCCCTGGATTGACGCGCAGCTGGATAACGGCCAGACCAAGGAAGAATGGAAAGGTCAGGCTGAGGTGAATAAAATTCTTGGTAATGAAGCGGCTATTCCTGTTGATGGTCTCTGTGTGCGTATCGGTGCGATGCGCTGCCACAGCCTTGCTTTGACTATTAAGCTAAATAAAGATCTGCCACTTGCCGAAATTGAAGCACTGATTCAGTCTGGCAATCAGTGGGTGAAATGGGTACCAAATGACCGCTCGGTAACGGTTAAAGAGCTGACCCCGGCTTCTATCACCGGCAAAATGGACATCGGCGTAGGCCGTGTACGTAAGCTCAATATGGGCCCGGAATACATCAGCGCATTTGTGATCGGTGATCAGCTGCTCTGGGGCGCTGCCGAGCCATTACGTCGTATGTTGCGGATTTTGTTGGGCTAA
- the dtd gene encoding D-aminoacyl-tRNA deacylase produces MRVLIQRVKQASVAVDGEICGQIAAGLLLLVGIENSDSETDLNWTAKKICNLRIFEDEAQVMNRSVLDCQGEMLAVSQFTLFGSYNKGNRPSWGRAARGEISQPLFNAFVQKLAQLSAKPVPTGIFGADMQVELINDGPITLMLDSKNPE; encoded by the coding sequence ATGCGCGTCTTAATTCAAAGAGTAAAGCAGGCCAGTGTGGCAGTAGATGGCGAAATCTGCGGGCAGATAGCTGCGGGATTATTGCTGCTGGTTGGCATTGAAAACAGCGATTCTGAAACCGATTTAAACTGGACCGCAAAAAAAATATGCAATTTGCGTATCTTTGAAGATGAAGCACAGGTGATGAATCGCTCGGTACTTGATTGCCAGGGCGAAATGCTGGCGGTTTCGCAATTCACGCTATTTGGCTCCTATAACAAGGGTAATCGCCCATCCTGGGGCAGAGCTGCCAGGGGGGAAATTTCCCAGCCGCTATTTAATGCCTTTGTGCAAAAACTGGCCCAGCTAAGCGCCAAACCTGTTCCTACAGGCATTTTTGGCGCGGATATGCAGGTTGAGCTGATTAATGACGGCCCGATCACGCTGATGTTAGATTCAAAAAATCCTGAGTAG